A part of Gossypium hirsutum isolate 1008001.06 chromosome A07, Gossypium_hirsutum_v2.1, whole genome shotgun sequence genomic DNA contains:
- the LOC107941925 gene encoding glycine-rich protein 23 yields the protein MEKWSFMLVIALVVVHASARNVPTTTTVPTSTTRSSVPSGANGVGDQKNFLTYGGVGGYSGIGSNGLPFGGVGGLGGITPLGGAGGLGGGVGGIGGVGGLGGGNGLGGLGGFGGLGGGGGAGGGVGGGVGGAVGGGAGGGVGTGVLPFP from the coding sequence ATGGAGAAGTGGAGTTTTATGCTAGTTATTGCATTAGTTGTTGTTCACGCTAGTGCAAGAAATGTGCCCACAACTACAACTGTGCCCACTAGCACTACACGCAGTAGTGTACCAAGTGGTGCTAATGGTGTTGGCGACCAAAAGAACTTCCTCACTTACGGTGGCGTTGGGGGCTACTCTGGAATTGGCTCTAATGGCTTGCCATTTGGTGGAGTTGGGGGTCTGGGTGGGATTACTCCCCTCGGTGGTGCAGGTGGACTTGGAGGTGGAGTCGGGGGCATTGGTGGAGTAGGTGGACTTGGAGGAGGTAATGGACTCGGTGGGCTCGGGGGATTTGGTGGCTTGGGTGGCGGCGGTGGTGCTGGTGGTGGAGTTGGAGGTGGAGTCGGAGGTGCTGTTGGCGGTGGAGCTGGTGGTGGTGTTGGCACTGGTGTCCTTCCTTTCCCTTGA